A window from Rhea pennata isolate bPtePen1 chromosome 1, bPtePen1.pri, whole genome shotgun sequence encodes these proteins:
- the CCDC70 gene encoding coiled-coil domain-containing protein 70, translating to MSCFPYFNSRHQKLIKKLWAEKAFREEIQSFREKMKSFREKIKAFREKIRAFRMAIQAFWEEEKPIWEEETAFREEEKVFQEEAKAFWREYRDFWKEYNVFWKKDEDFWKEDQHLWEKDRVLLDEDRVLWAEEIALWADEKALLEEERAFWKDEEALREDEKILQEDEILIWEGAFGPGREERLLLAVAVVAESHSPTSCRGKA from the coding sequence ATGTCCTGCTTTCCCTATTTCAACTCCCGTCACCAGAAGCTCATCAAGAAGCTGTGGGCTGAGAAAGCTTTCCGGGAGGAGATTCAGAGTTTTCGggagaaaatgaagagcttTCGGGAGAAGATCAAGGCCTTTCGGGAAAAAATCAGAGCTTTCAGGATGGCTATCCAAGCCttctgggaagaggaaaaaccCATCTGGGAGGAGGAAACTGCCTTTCGtgaggaagaaaaggtttttCAGGAGGAAGCAAAAGCCTTCTGGAGGGAATATCGTGACTTCTGGAAGGAATACAatgttttctggaagaaagatgAGGATTTCTGGAAAGAGGATCAGCACCTCTGGGAGAAAGACAGAGTCCTTCTGGATGAGGACAGAGTCCTATGGGCAGAAGAGATAGCGCTGTGGGCAGATGAAAAAGCTCtcctggaagaggaaagagcgTTCTGGAAAGATGAGGAAGCCCTCCgagaagatgaaaaaatccTCCAGGAGGATGAAATATTAATCTGGGAGGGGGCGTTTGGTCCCGGGAGAGAAGAACGACTGCTTCTGGCTGTCGCCGTTGTTGCTGAGAGTCACAGTCCCACTAGCTGCAGAGGAAAAGCGTAa